Proteins from a genomic interval of Pseudoruegeria sp. SHC-113:
- a CDS encoding DsbA family oxidoreductase yields the protein MVKLDIISDPICPWCYIGKTRLDEALAQVPDHPFVIEWHPFQLNPEMPKGGMDRRAYLEAKFGGKEGAVRVYGQIAEAAQEAGLNIDFAAIQRTPNTVDAHRLIHWAGLEARQTAAVSALFKAYFEQGKDIGDAEVLADIAESIEMDREVTLRLLQGDADAEMIRERDAHSRKMGVTGVPCFVVAQQHAVPGAQPAELWLKVIADIKAQQAAQEGEQ from the coding sequence ATGGTAAAGCTTGATATTATCTCCGATCCGATCTGCCCTTGGTGCTATATCGGCAAGACGCGCCTTGATGAAGCGCTCGCCCAAGTGCCCGACCATCCTTTCGTGATTGAATGGCACCCCTTCCAGCTGAACCCGGAGATGCCGAAAGGCGGCATGGATCGCCGCGCCTATCTGGAGGCCAAGTTCGGCGGCAAGGAAGGCGCGGTGCGTGTCTACGGCCAGATCGCCGAGGCCGCGCAGGAAGCCGGCCTCAACATCGATTTCGCCGCCATCCAGCGCACGCCCAACACGGTGGACGCCCACCGGCTGATCCACTGGGCCGGGCTTGAGGCCCGCCAAACGGCCGCTGTCTCGGCGCTGTTCAAAGCCTACTTCGAACAGGGCAAGGACATCGGCGATGCGGAGGTGCTGGCCGATATCGCCGAAAGCATCGAAATGGACCGCGAAGTGACGTTGCGCCTGCTGCAGGGCGATGCGGATGCCGAAATGATCCGCGAGCGCGATGCCCATTCGCGCAAGATGGGGGTCACGGGTGTGCCCTGTTTCGTCGTTGCCCAGCAACATGCGGTCCCCGGTGCCCAACCGGCAGAGCTCTGGCTCAAGGTGATCGCCGACATCAAGGCGCAACAGGCCGCCCAAGAAGGTGAGCAATGA
- a CDS encoding multidrug effflux MFS transporter, with protein sequence MNAKPLKQGEFIALCAMLMAMIAFAIDAMLPAMTRIAEELTPDDPGNISLVIAIFMLGMGVGTLFAGPLSDSIGRRPVIIGGTAVYCAMALLCAQAQSLDVLLIARFLMGIGVAGPRIATQAMIRDLYAGEKMAKIVSFMMMIFVLVPAAAPAVGLAIMAVFDWRAIFVAFVLFALFAGGWYALRQPETLPQENRRPFTFTSIAQATREMMGVRMVVVSIAVQTLTLGMLLGVISSIQPLFAITYGRETEFAFWFACIALLAGTGNVINARLVERYGMRPLATMGYAVQIGFAALALGLSLAGLLNFWLFLFWIVTVFYMVGFTLGNLNALAMEPLGHIAGIAASVMGAISTVGGAVLAGAVGLLFAGTATPLAATVLICCLISTALMRSIAGEKRIKRTA encoded by the coding sequence ATGAACGCCAAGCCCCTGAAACAAGGTGAGTTCATCGCGCTCTGCGCCATGCTGATGGCGATGATCGCCTTCGCCATCGACGCCATGCTGCCCGCGATGACGCGCATCGCAGAGGAGCTGACGCCGGACGATCCGGGCAACATCTCCCTCGTGATCGCCATCTTCATGCTGGGCATGGGTGTTGGCACGCTTTTTGCCGGGCCGCTGTCTGACAGCATCGGTCGCCGTCCTGTCATCATCGGCGGCACGGCCGTCTATTGCGCGATGGCGCTCTTGTGCGCGCAGGCGCAATCGCTCGACGTGCTGCTGATCGCGCGCTTCCTGATGGGCATCGGCGTCGCCGGGCCGCGCATCGCGACGCAAGCCATGATCCGCGATCTCTATGCAGGCGAGAAGATGGCCAAGATCGTCTCCTTCATGATGATGATCTTCGTGCTCGTACCCGCCGCCGCCCCTGCCGTGGGGCTGGCGATCATGGCGGTGTTCGACTGGCGCGCGATCTTCGTGGCCTTCGTGCTCTTCGCGCTGTTCGCGGGCGGCTGGTACGCCCTGCGCCAGCCGGAAACCTTGCCACAGGAAAACCGCCGCCCCTTCACTTTCACCAGCATCGCGCAGGCCACGCGCGAGATGATGGGGGTGCGGATGGTGGTGGTGTCGATCGCGGTGCAGACGCTGACGCTCGGGATGTTGCTGGGCGTGATCTCCTCGATCCAGCCGCTCTTCGCGATCACCTACGGGCGGGAAACGGAATTTGCCTTCTGGTTTGCCTGTATCGCGCTGCTGGCGGGCACAGGCAACGTGATCAACGCACGGCTGGTGGAGCGTTACGGCATGCGCCCGCTGGCCACGATGGGCTACGCGGTGCAGATCGGCTTTGCCGCGCTGGCGCTGGGGCTTTCACTCGCGGGGCTTCTGAATTTTTGGCTCTTCCTGTTCTGGATCGTGACCGTCTTCTACATGGTCGGCTTCACGCTCGGAAACCTCAACGCGCTTGCGATGGAGCCGCTGGGCCATATCGCGGGCATCGCGGCTTCCGTCATGGGGGCGATCTCCACCGTGGGCGGCGCGGTTCTGGCCGGGGCCGTGGGGCTGCTCTTTGCGGGCACCGCCACGCCACTGGCCGCCACCGTACTGATCTGCTGCTTGATCTCAACGGCGCTCATGCGCAGCATAGCGGGTGAGAAACGGATCAAACGCACCGCCTGA
- a CDS encoding aquaporin: MTPEMRRKLLAEFIGTAFLLIGVVGSGIMAEALSGGNAGLALLANAVATGCILYGIITTLGPISGAHFNPAVTLYFTFTGAHAKSEALPYIVIQILGGIAGVWLAHLMFDLPILQASTTARSGVNLWASEVIATFGLLFVILGGLAARPEAIPALVGFYITGAYWFTSSTSFANPAVTIARGFSNTFAGITPAHVPMFIVMQIVGVGLALLVLPRLFKSAT, encoded by the coding sequence ATGACCCCGGAGATGCGCCGCAAGCTGCTGGCCGAATTCATCGGCACCGCCTTCCTGCTGATCGGCGTGGTGGGCTCGGGCATCATGGCGGAGGCGCTGTCGGGCGGCAACGCCGGGCTTGCGCTGCTGGCCAATGCCGTCGCGACGGGCTGCATCCTCTATGGGATCATCACCACGCTCGGCCCGATCTCCGGCGCGCATTTCAACCCGGCGGTGACGCTCTATTTCACCTTCACCGGGGCCCATGCGAAATCCGAGGCACTGCCCTATATCGTGATCCAGATACTGGGCGGGATTGCAGGGGTTTGGCTCGCGCACCTCATGTTCGATCTGCCGATCCTTCAGGCCTCCACCACCGCGCGCAGCGGCGTGAACCTCTGGGCTTCGGAAGTGATCGCCACCTTCGGGCTGCTCTTCGTGATCCTCGGCGGACTCGCCGCCCGGCCCGAGGCCATCCCGGCGCTCGTGGGCTTCTACATCACCGGCGCTTATTGGTTCACCTCGTCCACGAGCTTCGCCAACCCCGCCGTCACCATCGCGCGCGGCTTCTCCAACACCTTCGCCGGGATCACCCCGGCCCATGTGCCGATGTTCATCGTGATGCAGATTGTTGGCGTCGGGCTTGCGCTGTTGGTCTTGCCTCGCTTGTTTAAGTCAGCGACGTAA
- a CDS encoding entericidin EcnA/B family protein: protein MSRAAALLLVLALSACATVDGIGQDISTASRAVEDAL, encoded by the coding sequence ATGAGCCGCGCCGCTGCGCTGCTGCTGGTGCTGGCCCTGAGCGCCTGCGCCACCGTGGACGGGATCGGGCAGGATATCTCCACTGCCTCCCGCGCCGTGGAAGATGCGCTCTGA
- a CDS encoding potassium channel family protein, which produces MSFFAKTFFSALVAMVAASTVFFHYVEGWGWLDAYFFTIVTMSTVGYGDMVPQTPQGKIGVTILIIFGIGAFALGVQNLTKRVNHRLNIQTPEEALAQKLSKFGEEVEETLERARRKSDGS; this is translated from the coding sequence ATGTCGTTCTTTGCCAAGACCTTCTTCAGCGCGCTAGTGGCCATGGTGGCCGCCAGCACGGTGTTCTTCCACTATGTGGAGGGCTGGGGCTGGCTTGACGCCTATTTCTTCACCATCGTCACCATGTCCACCGTCGGCTATGGCGACATGGTCCCCCAAACGCCGCAGGGCAAGATCGGGGTCACCATCCTGATCATCTTCGGGATCGGGGCTTTCGCTCTTGGCGTGCAGAACCTGACGAAACGGGTGAACCACCGGCTCAACATCCAGACCCCGGAAGAGGCGCTGGCTCAGAAGCTCTCCAAGTTCGGCGAAGAGGTCGAGGAAACGCTGGAACGCGCCCGCCGCAAATCCGACGGCAGCTGA
- a CDS encoding helix-turn-helix domain-containing protein, producing MIVLLEQELRAPRCGAPLLLAGYVEVLLVHFLRSALQRGLAEFGLMAGLADPRLARTLVAMHDMPEKPWTAEDLAVLAGMSRSGYMDRFQKVMGEGPMGYLRRWRLARAREALEAGERVALVARRFGYSSTDAFTRAFRKAEGQLPSDLRRARSSVSSTSSPNLESF from the coding sequence ATGATTGTGCTGCTGGAGCAGGAGCTGCGCGCCCCCCGTTGCGGCGCGCCTTTGCTGCTAGCGGGCTACGTGGAGGTGCTTCTGGTGCATTTCCTGCGCAGCGCCCTGCAGCGCGGGCTGGCGGAGTTCGGGCTGATGGCGGGCCTTGCCGATCCGCGCCTCGCGCGCACGCTGGTGGCGATGCACGACATGCCGGAAAAGCCCTGGACAGCAGAAGATCTGGCCGTGCTGGCGGGCATGTCGCGCTCGGGCTACATGGACCGCTTCCAGAAGGTGATGGGCGAGGGGCCGATGGGCTACCTGCGGCGCTGGCGGCTGGCCCGCGCGCGGGAAGCTCTGGAAGCGGGCGAGCGCGTGGCGCTGGTGGCGCGGCGCTTTGGCTACAGTTCGACCGACGCCTTCACCCGTGCCTTCCGCAAGGCCGAGGGTCAGCTGCCGTCGGATTTGCGGCGGGCGCGTTCCAGCGTTTCCTCGACCTCTTCGCCGAACTTGGAGAGCTTCTGA
- a CDS encoding helix-turn-helix domain-containing protein: MSDDEQTKIIRIARESGEDTHVEPLNLGARVRELRKARDWTLEQAAKQAGLARSTLSKIENGQMSPTYEALKKLAEGLQISVPQLFTPPSRNQVNGRMSVTQAGTGTAHVTTTYEHELLAGALTKKQMLPYRARIRARDVAEFDGWVRHDGEEFLYVLTGIVRLYTEFYEPVDLRRGDSAYYDATMGHNVISVSEDDATILWVTSLT, encoded by the coding sequence ATGAGCGACGACGAGCAAACCAAGATCATCCGCATCGCCCGCGAAAGCGGCGAGGACACCCATGTGGAACCGCTGAACCTCGGCGCGCGCGTGCGCGAGCTGCGCAAGGCGCGCGACTGGACGCTGGAGCAGGCGGCCAAACAGGCAGGGCTTGCGCGCTCTACGCTGTCCAAGATCGAGAACGGCCAGATGTCGCCCACCTATGAGGCGCTCAAGAAGCTGGCCGAGGGGCTGCAGATCTCGGTGCCGCAGCTGTTCACGCCGCCCTCGCGCAACCAGGTGAACGGGCGGATGTCGGTAACGCAGGCCGGCACCGGCACGGCCCATGTCACGACGACCTATGAGCACGAGCTGCTGGCAGGTGCGCTGACCAAGAAGCAGATGTTGCCCTACCGCGCCCGGATCCGGGCCCGCGACGTGGCGGAGTTTGACGGATGGGTGCGCCATGACGGCGAGGAGTTTCTCTACGTGCTCACCGGGATCGTGCGGCTCTACACGGAGTTCTACGAGCCGGTGGACCTGCGCCGGGGCGACAGCGCTTACTATGATGCCACGATGGGACATAACGTCATCTCCGTTTCCGAAGATGACGCGACAATTCTGTGGGTTACGTCGCTGACTTAA
- a CDS encoding arsenate reductase ArsC: protein MNILVLCTGNSARSILLESILNLASQGRVTAYSAGSQPAGKVHPQSLVLLGEKGHDTSGARSKSWDEFGAADAPQMDAVITVCGSAAGETCPIWPGAPVRAHWGVEDPAKAEEADWETAFTTAYEILNRRAQALLAQDIASMDAATLKAELDRIGTLP from the coding sequence ATGAACATACTCGTCCTCTGTACCGGTAACTCGGCCCGCTCGATCCTTCTGGAATCCATCCTCAACCTCGCCTCCCAAGGCCGCGTCACGGCCTATTCCGCAGGCTCCCAGCCGGCTGGCAAGGTCCACCCGCAATCGCTTGTTTTGCTGGGCGAAAAAGGCCATGACACCTCTGGCGCGCGCTCCAAGAGCTGGGATGAATTCGGCGCAGCCGACGCCCCGCAGATGGACGCCGTGATCACAGTCTGCGGCTCGGCTGCCGGGGAAACCTGCCCCATTTGGCCCGGCGCCCCGGTGCGCGCTCATTGGGGCGTGGAAGATCCCGCCAAAGCCGAGGAAGCCGATTGGGAAACGGCCTTCACCACCGCCTACGAGATCCTGAACCGCCGCGCGCAGGCGCTTCTGGCGCAGGACATCGCTTCGATGGATGCGGCCACGCTGAAAGCGGAACTGGACCGGATCGGAACCCTGCCATGA
- a CDS encoding class I adenylate-forming enzyme family protein: MVSIFDQGPPSSCPSPFNMARHVLTSSGADPAKPALVIAGLQARQTHTYGELERMVRGIATGLAQQGLKPGDRVLMRLGNTLEFPLTFLAAIAGGFIPVPTSAMLTAPECSKIAAEIRPKLIVAGDGVALPAPCDIPVIGEAALQSFHALPPADYVMVDPERLGYIIYTSGTSGQPHAVCHAHRAIWARRMMWEGWYGLTAQDVLLHAGAFNWTYTLGTGLMDPWSAGATAVIPAQGVVASELPALLAKERVTIFAAAPGVYRQMLKQGGPLTLPELRHGLSAGEKLPDAVREAFTAATGCAIYEAYGMSECSTFISGAPGHPAPAGASGYPQKGRRVAVLGEDGAAVPFGAPGVLGVSRRDQGLMLGYWEAEAETESRFAGEWFLTGDTVSMDPDGAIHYLGRADDMMNAGGFRVSPLEVERVLNSHPEVQDSAAAEVHVKADTTVIAAFYVADQEIETEALTAFCETRLARYKTPRLFRRIAALPRGANNKILRRKLREEFEATHGKA, from the coding sequence ATGGTTTCCATTTTCGATCAGGGGCCGCCCAGCTCCTGCCCCAGCCCGTTCAACATGGCCCGCCACGTGCTGACAAGCAGCGGCGCGGACCCTGCAAAACCCGCGCTCGTGATCGCCGGGCTACAGGCGCGGCAGACCCACACCTATGGCGAACTGGAACGCATGGTTCGCGGCATCGCCACCGGGCTGGCGCAACAGGGGCTCAAACCGGGCGACCGGGTGCTCATGCGGCTCGGGAACACGCTGGAATTCCCGCTCACTTTCCTTGCCGCCATCGCGGGCGGCTTCATTCCGGTGCCAACCTCCGCGATGCTCACCGCGCCCGAATGCAGCAAGATCGCCGCCGAGATTCGCCCCAAGCTAATCGTTGCGGGCGACGGCGTGGCCCTGCCCGCGCCTTGTGACATCCCGGTGATCGGCGAAGCCGCGTTACAAAGCTTTCACGCGCTGCCCCCGGCGGATTACGTGATGGTTGATCCGGAGCGGCTGGGCTACATCATCTACACCTCAGGCACCTCGGGCCAGCCCCACGCCGTCTGCCACGCCCACCGCGCGATCTGGGCGCGGCGGATGATGTGGGAGGGCTGGTATGGGCTGACTGCGCAGGATGTGCTGCTCCACGCCGGGGCCTTCAACTGGACCTACACTTTGGGCACCGGGCTTATGGATCCGTGGTCGGCGGGCGCAACCGCCGTAATCCCTGCGCAAGGGGTCGTGGCTTCGGAGTTGCCCGCGCTTCTCGCCAAAGAGAGAGTTACGATTTTCGCCGCAGCGCCGGGTGTTTACCGCCAGATGCTCAAGCAAGGCGGGCCGCTCACCCTGCCCGAACTGCGCCACGGGTTGTCCGCCGGTGAAAAGCTTCCAGATGCTGTGCGCGAAGCGTTCACGGCGGCCACGGGCTGCGCAATCTATGAAGCCTACGGCATGTCGGAATGCTCCACCTTCATCTCCGGCGCGCCCGGCCATCCGGCCCCGGCTGGGGCCTCGGGCTATCCGCAGAAGGGCCGCCGCGTGGCGGTGCTGGGGGAAGACGGCGCTGCGGTGCCCTTTGGCGCCCCCGGTGTGCTGGGCGTCTCCCGCCGCGATCAGGGCTTGATGCTGGGCTACTGGGAGGCCGAGGCCGAGACGGAAAGCCGCTTTGCCGGCGAATGGTTCCTGACCGGGGATACCGTCTCGATGGATCCCGACGGCGCGATCCACTACTTGGGCCGCGCCGATGACATGATGAACGCCGGTGGCTTCCGCGTCTCGCCTCTGGAGGTCGAGCGCGTGCTCAACAGCCACCCGGAGGTGCAGGACTCCGCCGCCGCCGAGGTGCACGTAAAGGCGGACACCACCGTGATCGCCGCCTTCTACGTGGCCGATCAGGAGATCGAGACGGAAGCGCTCACCGCCTTCTGCGAAACGCGGCTGGCCCGCTACAAAACCCCGCGCCTGTTCCGGCGCATTGCAGCGCTCCCTCGGGGCGCAAACAACAAGATCCTGCGCCGGAAACTGCGCGAAGAGTTTGAGGCAACCCATGGTAAAGCTTGA